In the Astatotilapia calliptera chromosome 5, fAstCal1.2, whole genome shotgun sequence genome, one interval contains:
- the LOC113021631 gene encoding uncharacterized protein LOC113021631 — MKRRTQSFNFLKMTSAFRTNNMKSSFLLIMFLLTACEMSQQNECRTWVEVTCKTLKTKETHYVKYESNQIPKAVFRELKSEESYKKMCKNSSGKEKPSVKSVCLKQFNQIAYRTTKTTIKCDYEGDNKPFFFCKDNNSVCENMVLSPQQSNSRFTFTKTNRNFILSISNVSSQDEGVYWCGVKFKKEVVLQKIQLDVEHITNFTRSPAAGQNFSYWCKCKEKASPSKSICKGDDPSICQTLVTTNEPDKNKKFYINDKDRTNITVTIRNVTADDSGTYWCRAKNDNQQICNRLILTVGSPTTSTSTISSTTATTTATTTAAAAAAGTRGVSEAIISVIVCVAVLLFVILMILIYKRFSRSKNTGNGAAACRTKEDCTYEEIQERLQLPDSENATNTIYATVSSPNPVPSTHYATINFQNSDKAAAETVRLGYSACEYSTVKFPKCRTDSSDTQLYPPTEEPLYSTVNKLRK; from the exons ATGAAAAGAAGAACTCAGAGTTTCAATTTCTTAAAGATGACTTCAGCATTCAGGACCAACAACATGAAAAGCAGTTTCCTGCTCATTATGTTCCTgctgacag CCTGTGAGATGTCACAACAGAATGAATGCAGAACATGGGTTGAAGTCACCTGCAAGACACTAAAAACTAAAGAAACACATTATGTAAAGTATGAAAGCAACCAAATCCCAAAGGCGGTCTTCAGGGAACTTAAAAGTGAGGAATCCTATAAGAAAATGTGCAAGAATTCATCTGGCAAAGAGAAACCGTCTG TGAAAAGCGTATGCCTGAAGCAATTTAATCAAATTGCGTACAGAACAACTAAAACCACGATCAAATGTGATTATGAAGGAGACAacaaaccattttttttctgcaaagacAATAACTCTGTCTGTGAGAACATGGTATTATCTCCTCAACAGTCAAACAGCAGATTCACtttcacaaagacaaacagaaactTCATCCTGTCCATCAGTAACGTGTCCTCACAGGATGAAGGTGTCTACTGGTGTggagtgaaatttaaaaaagaggtCGTGCTCCAGAAAATACAACTGGATGTGGAAC ATATTACTAATTTCACAAGATCACCAGCTGCTGGTCAGAACTTCTCATACTGGTGTAAATGCAAAGAGAAGGCCTCACCTTCAAAATCAATCTGTAAGGGAGACGATCCATCTATATGTCAAACTCTAGTAACGACCAATGAGCCTGATAAGAACAAGAAGTTTTACATAAATGATAAAGACAGGACAAATATTACTGTTACAATAAGAAATGTAACAGCAGATGACAGCGGGACATACTGGTGTCGAGCGAAAAACGACAaccaacaaatctgcaacagACTGATCCTGACTGTAG gaTCACCAACAACATCCACGTCTACCATTTCATCAACTACAGCGACGACTACAGCGACGActacagctgcagctgcagctgctgggACACGTG GCGTCTCTGAGGCCATCATTTCTGTGATCGTCTGTGTGGCTGTGCTGCTTTTTGTGATACTGATGATCCTAATCTATAAAC GATTTTCACGTTcaaaaaacacaggaaatggtGCAGCAGCATGCCGTACCAAAGAG GACTGTACCTATGAGGAGATACAGGAGCGCCTCCAGCTGCCAGACTCAGAAAATGCAACAAACACAATTTATGCCACCGTCAGCTCTCCAAACCCTGTGCCCTCAACACATTATGCTACCATTAACTTTCAAAACTCCGATAAAGCTGCTGCTGAGACAGTCAGACTCGGCTACTCTGCCTGTGAATATTCTACTGTGAAGTTTCCCAAATGTCGAACTGACTCGAGTGACACCCAACTGTACCCGCCGACCGAGGAGCCGCTCTACTCAACAGTCAACAAGCTAAGAAAAtga